From a single Salmo salar chromosome ssa22, Ssal_v3.1, whole genome shotgun sequence genomic region:
- the chia.1 gene encoding chitinase, acidic.1 — MARLTVLAGLGLLLMLQIAASTKLVCHMTNWSQYRPTTGKFTPENIDPFLCTHVIYALATINSFNQVAPIEWNDETLYSSLNNLKNVNPMMKTLLSVGGTVNGLSPFIGMVSKPEGRQAFIKSAISYLRSHGFDGLNLAWEFPTQNGSPSGDRERFTELVRELQKAFENDAKDTRLTQLLLSANVAALQPTIISSYEVAQIASSLDFINVMTYDFHGHWERATGHNSPLFRSSHDSGTHYHFNVDSAITYWLDNGAPAEKLLMGFPTYGRTYRLTTSNTGLGAPTNGPADAGPYTRDAGYWSYYEVCSFTSGATIEWVDEQKVPYAVKGSSWVGYDSKESYAAKVQWLKTKNLGGASVWTLDMDDFSGAFCADGPFPLVNHLRNSLGFAPKPTTTRAPTTTPDPILSFCSGRPDGLYVNIFDNTTYFQCFRGNTYLHKCQPGLVYVDACKCCNWP; from the exons ATGGCCAGACTTACTGTGCTTGCAG GTCTGGGCCTTCTGCTGATGTTGCAGATTG CCGCCTCCACCAAACTGGTGTGTCACATGACCAACTGGTCCCAGTACCGCCCCACCACTGGGAAGTTCACCCCTGAGAACATCGACCCGTTCCTCTGCACCCACGTGATCTACGCCCTGGCCACCATCAACAGCTTCAACCAGGTCGCCCCCATTGAGTGGAATGACGAAACGTTATACAGCAGCCTCAATAACCTGAAGAATGT GAACCCAATGATGAAGACTCTGCTGTCTGTCGGAGGCACAGTCAACGGACTCAGCCC atTCATCGGCATGGTGTCCAAGCCTGAGGGCCGCCAGGCCTTCATCAAGTCAGCCATCAGCTACCTGCGCTCCCATGGCTTTGACGGTCTCAACCTGGCCTGGGAGTTCCCCACTCAAAACGGCAGCCccagtggagacagggagaggttcaCCGAGCTCGTCAGA GAGCTGCAGAAGGCCTTTGAGAACGACGCTAAAGACACCAGGCTGACCCAGCTGCTCCTGTCTGCCAACGTGGCTGCTCTTCAGCCCACTATCATCTCCAGTTACGAGGTGGCCCAGATCGCCAG CTCTCTGGACTTCATCAACGTGATGACCTATGACTTCCACGGACACTGGGAGAGAGCCACAGGACACAATAGCCCACTGTTCCGCAGCAGCCATGACTCGGGGACACACTACCACTTCAATGTC GACTCTGCCATCACCTACTGGCTGGACAACGGTGCTCCCGCTGAGAAGCTGCTGATGGGTTTCCCCACCTACGGCCGTACCTACCGTCTCACCACCTCCAACACTGGCCTGGGAGCCCCCACCAATGGCCCGGCTGACGCTGGCCCCTACACCCGTGACGCAGGATACTGGTCCTACTACGAG GTCTGCTCCTTCACCTCCGGTGCCACTATCGAATGGGTTGATGAGCAGAAGGTCCCCTACGCCGTCAAAGGCAGTTCCTGGGTGGGCTACGACAGCAAGGAGAGCTACGCTGCCAAG GTCCAGTGGCTGAAGACCAAGAACCTGGGAGGAGCCTCTGTGTGGACCCTAGACATGGATGACTTCAGTGGTGCTTTCTGTGCTGATGGCCCCTTCCCTCTCGTCAACCACCTCCGCAACTCTCTGG gctTCGCCCCCAAGCCCACCACCACTcgggcacccaccaccacccctgaCCCCATCCTCAGCTTCTGCTCCGGACGCCCAGACGGCCTGTATGTCAACATCTTCGACAACACCACCTACTTCCAGTGTTTCCGTGGCAACACCTACCTGCACAAATGCCAGCCCGGCCTGGTCTATGTTGATGCCTGCAAGTGCTGTAACTGGCCCTGA